Proteins found in one Streptococcus iniae genomic segment:
- a CDS encoding GNAT family N-acetyltransferase, producing the protein MIRLATRHDIPELLLLLEEIRRHHQTVRPDLFRADGGKFDAKELELLLYNPNKPIYVYTDDHDKVLGHLFLQFKVSESPVRIPRKVLYVEDLCVNAHYRGQGIGRQLMAFAKDFAREKGCYQVTLNVWNANKEAYAFYERLGFVPQQTQMERNL; encoded by the coding sequence ATGATACGTTTAGCAACACGACATGATATTCCAGAACTGTTACTCTTGTTGGAGGAAATTAGGAGGCACCATCAAACGGTTCGGCCGGATTTATTTAGGGCAGATGGTGGTAAATTTGATGCAAAGGAGCTGGAACTTTTGCTTTATAACCCTAATAAGCCCATTTATGTTTATACGGATGATCATGATAAGGTGCTTGGGCATCTCTTTTTGCAATTCAAAGTCAGTGAGAGTCCTGTTCGCATTCCAAGAAAGGTACTCTATGTAGAGGATTTATGTGTCAATGCTCATTATCGAGGGCAGGGGATTGGTCGTCAATTAATGGCATTTGCAAAGGATTTTGCGCGTGAAAAAGGCTGTTATCAGGTGACTTTAAATGTTTGGAATGCCAATAAAGAGGCTTATGCATTTTATGAAAGGCTAGGATTTGTCCCACAACAAACACAGATGGAGAGGAATCTGTAG
- a CDS encoding Mbeg1-like protein codes for MATLIDYIKANSHRDFHSLPLNELDIAAINEIGYLSFDDLVEESVDASGVFDLSKMLVNDKDDTKASVYNFLITKERVALFCAIRDSKRFNDLSLSHYVNEVDPEFEKQFAAMVFTIPEINHTQMIFRGTDDSLIGWKEDFKLTYMKEVAANRSALSYLNAYLMNHPNKELVLSGHSKGGHLALYAAAFLASDLQEQLTVIYLLDSPGLAEEFLQREGYRAIRKRLRVIRPQESVVGVMLYCDVKPRIVKSASFGLLQHKTCNWQVSLDGQFEQATQASHLSKTLELVFKDWTKQLSKRDLKLVCDSLFDALISSGITSLNAFTLNDKAFVTFFQIIGSLHSLDQSKKSIIMKSVQQLIIDYTGYRKREVTEKIQLTLSKYLKKTKAKSKGE; via the coding sequence ATAGCAACACTAATAGATTACATTAAAGCTAATAGCCATCGTGATTTTCATAGTTTGCCCCTTAATGAATTGGATATTGCTGCTATCAATGAAATTGGATACCTGTCTTTTGATGATTTGGTAGAGGAATCTGTAGATGCCTCAGGTGTCTTTGACCTTTCAAAGATGCTTGTTAATGACAAGGATGACACAAAAGCAAGTGTCTATAATTTTTTGATTACCAAAGAACGGGTAGCACTTTTTTGTGCCATCAGAGATTCTAAACGGTTTAATGACTTATCTTTGTCACATTATGTCAACGAAGTTGATCCCGAATTTGAGAAACAGTTTGCGGCTATGGTGTTTACCATTCCTGAAATAAACCACACTCAAATGATTTTTCGAGGAACAGATGACAGTTTGATTGGCTGGAAAGAAGATTTTAAACTGACCTATATGAAAGAAGTTGCAGCTAATCGCTCAGCGCTTTCTTATCTCAATGCTTACTTAATGAATCATCCAAACAAAGAGCTTGTTCTAAGTGGTCATTCCAAAGGAGGGCATTTGGCTTTATATGCTGCCGCATTTTTAGCCAGCGACTTGCAGGAACAATTAACAGTTATTTATTTGTTAGATTCTCCAGGACTGGCGGAAGAATTCTTGCAAAGAGAGGGTTATCGTGCTATCCGTAAACGTCTACGGGTTATCAGGCCTCAAGAATCTGTTGTTGGTGTTATGCTCTATTGTGATGTCAAGCCAAGAATTGTTAAAAGTGCTTCTTTTGGACTCTTGCAACATAAAACCTGTAATTGGCAAGTTAGCTTAGATGGGCAGTTTGAACAAGCAACCCAAGCAAGTCATTTAAGTAAAACCCTTGAGTTGGTTTTTAAGGATTGGACGAAACAATTATCAAAACGTGATTTGAAATTAGTCTGTGATAGCTTATTTGATGCCCTCATCTCAAGTGGTATTACAAGCCTTAATGCCTTTACATTGAATGACAAGGCTTTTGTTACTTTCTTTCAAATTATAGGCAGTTTGCATTCTCTTGACCAGTCGAAAAAAAGTATTATCATGAAATCAGTCCAGCAATTGATTATTGATTATACAGGCTATCGCAAGCGAGAAGTGACAGAAAAAATCCAACTGACCTTATCAAAATACCTTAAAAAAACCAAAGCAAAATCTAAAGGAGAGTAA
- a CDS encoding YjjG family noncanonical pyrimidine nucleotidase has protein sequence MNYKYLLFDLDHTLMDFDVAEETALSELLMECQVEDIQAYKDYYKPMNKAMWRDLELKKLTKAELVSTRFAKLFEHFGQEVDGSELAKKYQKHLKNQGQTYEGAADLLNALQAAGCDIYAATNGITAIQTGRLDHSDIQSYFKKVFISEQSGSQKPDKAFYDWMARQIPGFDSGSALMIGDSLTADILGGNTAGIDTVWYNPNHLVNKSQAQPTYEVKDYKSLLSLILH, from the coding sequence ATGAATTACAAGTATTTGCTCTTTGATTTAGACCATACTTTAATGGATTTTGATGTGGCTGAAGAAACTGCTTTATCGGAGCTTTTAATGGAATGTCAGGTTGAAGACATTCAAGCCTACAAAGACTATTATAAACCAATGAATAAAGCCATGTGGCGTGATTTGGAGCTTAAAAAATTGACTAAGGCAGAGTTGGTTTCAACGCGTTTTGCCAAATTGTTTGAGCATTTTGGACAAGAGGTTGATGGTAGTGAACTGGCCAAAAAGTATCAAAAGCATTTGAAAAATCAGGGACAAACCTATGAAGGAGCAGCAGACTTGCTCAATGCCCTTCAAGCTGCTGGATGTGATATTTATGCGGCAACAAATGGGATAACTGCCATTCAAACAGGCCGTCTAGACCATTCTGATATTCAGTCTTATTTCAAAAAGGTTTTTATTTCGGAACAATCAGGCAGTCAAAAACCGGACAAAGCATTTTATGATTGGATGGCAAGGCAAATTCCAGGCTTTGATTCTGGCAGTGCCTTAATGATTGGCGATAGCCTGACAGCTGATATTTTAGGAGGCAACACTGCTGGAATTGATACGGTTTGGTATAATCCAAATCATCTTGTCAATAAGTCACAGGCTCAACCGACTTATGAAGTTAAGGATTATAAGAGTCTTTTGAGTCTGATTTTACATTAA
- a CDS encoding nitroreductase family protein — protein sequence MKFLELNKKRHAYKTFNDQKVDFKDLRTAIEIATLAPSANNIQPWKFVIVEDNKEALAKDMVLSNKVQVEAAQYVVAIFSDTDLALRSRKIARIGAKSLPDDMIAYYMETLPKRYAQFDEKTVSDYLSLNTGLVAMNLVMALTDQKIASNMILGFDKATANDILDIDPRFRPEILITVGYSDDKPEPTYRLPVDELIERR from the coding sequence ATGAAATTTCTAGAATTGAATAAAAAGAGACATGCTTACAAAACATTTAATGATCAAAAAGTTGATTTTAAAGATTTACGCACAGCAATTGAAATTGCAACCTTAGCTCCCAGTGCTAATAATATTCAACCTTGGAAATTTGTCATTGTTGAAGATAACAAAGAAGCCCTTGCAAAAGACATGGTTTTAAGCAATAAAGTACAAGTTGAAGCAGCGCAATATGTTGTTGCCATTTTCTCAGATACTGATTTAGCTTTACGCTCTCGTAAAATTGCTCGCATTGGCGCAAAATCTTTACCAGACGATATGATTGCTTATTACATGGAAACATTACCAAAACGCTATGCTCAGTTTGATGAGAAGACTGTTAGTGACTACTTGTCACTTAATACAGGTTTAGTTGCTATGAATCTTGTGATGGCTTTGACTGACCAAAAAATTGCTTCAAACATGATTTTAGGTTTTGATAAAGCAACAGCTAACGACATTTTGGATATTGATCCTCGTTTTAGACCAGAAATTTTAATTACTGTTGGTTACAGCGATGATAAACCAGAACCTACTTATCGTCTTCCAGTTGATGAGTTAATTGAGCGTCGTTAA
- a CDS encoding DoxX family protein, with product MQKQLESYKPYALALLRLAAGYMMLTHGLDKVFGVFGGQVALTSLIGVGGMIELVAGFLVMIGLFTRLSSFLLSGQMAVAYFMFHGFAGNIFLPYVNKGELAALYALVFFLFIFTGSGALSLDQLIAKKKSK from the coding sequence ATGCAAAAACAATTAGAATCTTATAAACCTTATGCTTTAGCCTTGCTTCGATTAGCAGCAGGCTACATGATGTTAACCCATGGATTGGATAAAGTTTTTGGGGTTTTTGGTGGACAAGTTGCACTTACTTCTTTGATAGGGGTTGGCGGTATGATTGAATTGGTGGCAGGATTTCTTGTCATGATTGGTTTGTTCACGCGCCTATCTTCATTTTTATTATCAGGACAAATGGCAGTGGCTTATTTTATGTTTCATGGTTTTGCTGGTAATATCTTCTTGCCCTATGTTAATAAAGGGGAGTTAGCAGCCTTGTATGCCTTAGTATTCTTCCTATTTATTTTTACCGGAAGTGGTGCTTTATCATTAGACCAACTTATTGCTAAAAAGAAAAGCAAATAA
- a CDS encoding HD domain-containing protein, with amino-acid sequence MLSPKEKDILAAAEKWVSQKLADDASGHDWWHIVRVRNTAVTIAQKENANLFICQLAALLHDMTDEKLHQDRVKAEKDLKNWLEQQSLAASQKQQIRDIIESISFKAGHGKPAESIEAKVVQDADRLDAIGAIGIARCMAYSGHKGRLIHDPNRKARQNLSVDDYRNGKDTAIMHFYEKLLQLKDLMNTEYGYFLAQQRHAFLESYLEEFYAEWDGLR; translated from the coding sequence ATGTTAAGTCCCAAAGAAAAAGATATCTTAGCAGCTGCTGAAAAATGGGTGTCACAAAAATTGGCAGATGATGCAAGCGGTCATGACTGGTGGCACATCGTACGTGTCCGCAACACAGCAGTGACCATTGCTCAAAAAGAAAATGCCAATCTATTCATCTGCCAATTAGCAGCATTGTTGCATGACATGACAGATGAAAAACTTCATCAAGATAGGGTAAAGGCTGAAAAGGACTTGAAGAATTGGTTAGAGCAGCAGTCTTTAGCAGCTAGCCAAAAGCAACAAATCAGGGACATCATTGAAAGTATTTCTTTTAAAGCAGGGCATGGAAAACCTGCTGAAAGCATAGAGGCTAAAGTGGTTCAAGACGCAGATCGCCTCGACGCTATTGGAGCTATTGGAATTGCCCGGTGTATGGCCTATTCGGGTCATAAAGGAAGACTGATTCATGATCCTAATAGAAAAGCACGACAGAACTTGTCTGTTGATGATTATCGCAATGGCAAGGACACAGCTATTATGCATTTTTACGAAAAATTATTACAGTTAAAAGATTTGATGAATACAGAATATGGCTATTTTTTAGCGCAGCAAAGACACGCTTTTTTAGAAAGTTATTTAGAAGAATTTTATGCTGAGTGGGATGGATTGCGTTAG
- a CDS encoding phosphate-starvation-inducible PsiE family protein has product MRKFLQDLETEVSHYLELALSFILTVAMIFFAISLISDLAGFMSSRIDNNNLFELVLGRAMSLAVGVELIKMLSKPSPGTVIEVLLFAITRQLIVDHPNMTDFLLGIIAVAVLFAVRRYLFIQFDDASRMIIRASHKIKMVNIIAHVKIKAEKDDTLRSFMTRKLEEDEQTISVGSIVYLKNVALRVEKMHGESISRVEVIRGIY; this is encoded by the coding sequence GTGAGAAAATTTTTACAAGATCTTGAAACAGAAGTTTCACATTATTTAGAGTTAGCCCTGTCTTTTATTCTTACAGTAGCTATGATTTTCTTTGCTATTTCGCTTATTAGTGATTTGGCGGGGTTTATGTCTAGTAGGATTGACAACAATAACCTGTTTGAGCTAGTTCTTGGCCGTGCCATGTCTTTGGCTGTTGGCGTCGAGCTTATTAAAATGCTTTCAAAACCATCACCAGGAACAGTTATTGAGGTTCTTTTATTTGCCATTACCCGTCAATTAATTGTTGATCATCCTAACATGACAGATTTTTTATTAGGGATAATAGCTGTCGCTGTTTTGTTTGCAGTAAGGCGTTATTTATTCATCCAGTTTGATGATGCTTCACGGATGATTATTCGTGCGAGTCATAAAATTAAGATGGTCAATATCATTGCCCATGTTAAAATCAAGGCTGAAAAAGATGATACACTAAGAAGCTTTATGACTCGAAAACTAGAAGAAGATGAGCAAACCATCTCTGTAGGATCAATTGTTTATTTGAAAAATGTTGCCCTACGGGTTGAAAAAATGCATGGAGAATCTATTAGCCGTGTAGAAGTTATTAGAGGGATTTATTAG
- a CDS encoding aldo/keto reductase has product MIERLKLNNGLAIPALGLNTWLVENARAESLVSQALKLGYRHIDTAQAYGNEVGVGKGLFISGLPREEIYVASKMTAEHQNYELAVASIDDSLRKLGLDYLDLMLVHCSQVGSGNASTHKVANHLEVWRALEDAHSAGKIKSIGLSCFLMDDLKTIEKHARIKPAVNQILTHIGNTPLELISYCQQKAIVLEAYSPIVYEQALQSPEIKEMANHYHVTPAQLCIQYVLQLGMVALPKTENPQHMISNQQLDFKISKKDMAILKALDFKVDGNNSQEEVFYS; this is encoded by the coding sequence ATGATTGAAAGACTTAAGCTAAACAATGGTTTAGCAATCCCAGCACTTGGTTTAAACACTTGGTTAGTTGAAAATGCACGAGCAGAATCTCTTGTTTCTCAAGCTTTAAAACTTGGTTATCGTCATATTGATACTGCTCAGGCATATGGTAACGAAGTTGGTGTTGGAAAAGGTCTTTTTATTTCAGGTTTGCCTCGCGAAGAAATCTATGTCGCAAGTAAAATGACTGCTGAGCATCAAAATTATGAACTAGCAGTAGCATCTATTGATGACTCGCTTAGAAAATTAGGCCTTGATTACTTGGATTTAATGCTTGTTCACTGTTCACAAGTAGGATCAGGTAATGCATCTACTCATAAAGTTGCTAATCATTTAGAAGTATGGCGAGCTCTTGAGGATGCTCACTCTGCAGGTAAAATTAAGTCAATCGGGCTATCTTGTTTTTTAATGGATGACCTTAAAACCATTGAAAAACATGCTAGGATTAAGCCAGCTGTTAATCAAATTTTGACTCATATTGGGAACACCCCATTAGAGCTAATTTCTTATTGTCAGCAAAAGGCTATTGTTTTAGAAGCTTATTCTCCTATCGTGTATGAGCAAGCTTTACAAAGTCCTGAAATTAAAGAAATGGCTAACCATTATCATGTAACCCCTGCTCAACTATGTATTCAGTATGTGCTTCAACTTGGAATGGTTGCCCTGCCAAAAACAGAAAATCCACAACACATGATTTCAAATCAGCAATTGGATTTTAAAATTTCAAAGAAGGACATGGCCATTTTAAAAGCTCTTGACTTTAAAGTAGACGGCAACAATAGCCAGGAAGAGGTTTTTTACAGCTAA
- a CDS encoding YeiH family protein — protein MKSINEKIPGILICLAIALPSWLLGHYLPLIGAPVFAILSGMLCAMFYQKREKSQAGISFTSKYILQFAVVLLGFGLNLKQIMSVGLESLPIILSTIATSLLVAYCLQKKLKLDINTATLVGVGSSICGGSAIAATAPVIDAKEDEIAKAISVIFLFNILAALLFPSLGQLLGLSNHGFAIFAGTAVNDTSSVTATAASWDALHHSNTLDGATIVKLTRTLAIIPITLFLSYYKAKHAKESTRGQEFSLKKAFPTFIIFFLLASLVTSLASVFGLPMAIFDSLKVLSKFFIVMAMAAIGLNSNLPKLIKTGGQAIFLGAICWLSITLVSLVMQLMMGTW, from the coding sequence ATGAAATCAATCAATGAAAAAATTCCAGGCATACTTATTTGTCTTGCAATTGCTCTTCCATCTTGGCTTTTGGGCCACTATTTGCCCTTAATTGGAGCCCCTGTTTTTGCTATTTTAAGTGGCATGTTATGTGCAATGTTTTATCAAAAGAGAGAAAAAAGTCAGGCTGGGATTTCTTTCACCTCAAAATATATTTTGCAATTTGCTGTAGTGCTGTTAGGTTTTGGACTGAACCTCAAACAAATCATGTCAGTTGGCTTAGAATCGTTGCCGATTATTCTATCAACCATAGCAACATCTTTGTTAGTCGCCTATTGTTTGCAAAAAAAGTTGAAACTGGATATTAATACGGCAACTTTAGTTGGGGTAGGGTCTTCCATTTGTGGCGGGTCAGCTATAGCAGCGACAGCTCCAGTCATTGATGCTAAGGAAGATGAAATTGCCAAAGCTATCTCTGTTATTTTTTTATTTAATATCTTAGCAGCTCTGCTATTTCCAAGCCTTGGACAGCTTTTAGGCTTATCGAATCATGGTTTCGCTATTTTTGCTGGTACAGCTGTTAATGATACGTCGTCGGTTACAGCAACAGCAGCGTCATGGGATGCCCTGCACCATTCAAATACCTTGGATGGGGCAACTATTGTGAAATTAACCAGAACTTTGGCTATTATTCCAATTACTTTGTTTTTATCCTACTATAAAGCTAAACATGCAAAAGAGAGCACTAGAGGTCAAGAATTTAGCCTTAAAAAAGCATTCCCAACCTTTATCATCTTTTTCTTACTGGCTTCATTAGTGACAAGTTTGGCCAGTGTATTTGGCTTACCAATGGCAATTTTTGACAGTTTAAAAGTCTTGTCGAAATTCTTTATTGTCATGGCCATGGCAGCAATTGGCTTAAATAGCAATCTTCCAAAACTGATTAAAACAGGAGGCCAAGCTATTTTCCTAGGGGCAATTTGTTGGCTATCTATTACACTTGTTAGTCTTGTGATGCAATTAATGATGGGCACATGGTAA
- the uvrC gene encoding excinuclease ABC subunit UvrC, producing the protein MNELIKHKLDLLPDSPGCYLHKDKNGTIIYVGKAKNLKNRVRSYFRGSHDTKTEILVSEIEDFEYIVTGSNTEALLLEINLIQENMPKYNIKLKDDKSYPFIKITNELFPRLLITRQIKKNDGLYFGPYPDSYTANEVKKLLDRIFPFKKCKNPLNKVCFYYHIGQCHAHSICQTDKAYWDSLVEDVKQFLNGKDDKIVNNLKEKMLAASKDMAFERAAEYRDLISGIATMRTKQRVMSKDLKDRDIFGYYVDKGWMCVQVFFVRQGKLIQRDVNMFPYYNDAEDDFLTYMGQFYQDKRHFLPKEIFIPSDIDLELAQAIVPSKIIKPQRGEKKQLVSLATKNARVSLQQKFDLLEKDLKKTQGAIENLGQLLGIERPSRIEAFDNSNIQGTSPVAAMVIFKDGKPSKKDYRKFKIKTVIGPDDYASMREVLHRRYSRMLTEKTAPPDLILIDGGQGQVSSAKEIVHHQLGLSIPIAGLQKNDKHQTHELLYGDPLQVVELQRNSEEFFLLHRIQDEVHRFAITFHRQLRSKNSFSSKLDGIEGLGPKRKQILLKHFKNMAAVSQASVDDIRNLGIPERVAQAILDHFNQV; encoded by the coding sequence ATGAATGAACTGATCAAACACAAATTAGACTTACTTCCTGATAGTCCAGGCTGTTATTTACATAAAGATAAAAATGGCACTATTATCTATGTTGGTAAAGCTAAAAATTTAAAAAACCGTGTCCGTTCTTATTTTAGGGGAAGTCACGATACCAAAACAGAAATATTAGTCTCAGAAATTGAGGATTTTGAATACATTGTAACAGGCTCAAATACAGAAGCCTTGCTCTTGGAAATTAATCTGATTCAAGAGAACATGCCGAAATACAATATCAAATTAAAAGATGACAAATCTTATCCTTTTATTAAAATCACAAATGAGCTTTTCCCGAGACTCTTAATTACGAGACAGATTAAAAAGAATGATGGTTTGTACTTTGGTCCCTATCCAGATTCCTACACAGCAAATGAGGTTAAAAAACTCTTAGACCGTATTTTTCCTTTTAAGAAATGTAAAAACCCATTGAACAAAGTCTGTTTTTATTATCATATCGGCCAATGCCATGCCCATAGTATTTGTCAAACTGACAAAGCTTACTGGGATAGTTTGGTCGAAGATGTTAAACAGTTCTTAAATGGTAAAGATGATAAGATTGTTAATAACTTAAAAGAAAAAATGCTGGCCGCCTCAAAGGATATGGCATTTGAACGCGCAGCAGAATATCGTGATTTGATTTCTGGCATTGCGACGATGAGAACCAAGCAACGTGTCATGAGTAAAGACTTAAAAGATAGGGATATTTTTGGTTATTATGTAGACAAAGGCTGGATGTGTGTTCAGGTATTCTTTGTTCGACAAGGAAAACTGATTCAACGTGATGTTAATATGTTTCCGTATTATAATGATGCTGAGGATGATTTTTTAACCTATATGGGGCAATTTTACCAAGATAAAAGGCATTTCCTTCCAAAAGAAATCTTTATCCCAAGTGATATTGATTTGGAATTGGCTCAAGCTATTGTACCTAGTAAAATCATTAAGCCTCAAAGAGGAGAAAAGAAGCAGTTGGTGTCACTAGCTACAAAAAATGCACGTGTTAGCCTTCAGCAAAAATTTGACCTTTTAGAAAAAGACCTTAAAAAGACCCAAGGTGCTATTGAGAATTTAGGGCAGCTGCTTGGCATAGAAAGGCCAAGTCGAATTGAAGCGTTTGATAATTCTAATATCCAAGGAACCAGTCCAGTTGCTGCAATGGTTATTTTTAAAGATGGAAAACCAAGTAAAAAAGACTACCGTAAGTTTAAGATAAAAACAGTTATAGGACCAGATGACTACGCCAGCATGCGTGAAGTCTTACACAGACGCTACAGTAGAATGCTAACAGAAAAGACAGCTCCACCTGATTTAATTCTCATTGATGGTGGACAAGGACAAGTGAGCAGTGCTAAAGAAATTGTTCATCATCAACTTGGTCTATCAATTCCGATTGCTGGTTTGCAAAAAAATGATAAGCACCAAACACATGAATTGCTTTACGGTGATCCCTTACAAGTAGTTGAGTTACAACGAAATTCAGAAGAATTTTTCTTATTGCACCGTATCCAAGATGAAGTGCACCGTTTTGCGATTACTTTCCACCGTCAGCTCAGAAGCAAGAATTCTTTCTCCTCAAAACTTGATGGGATTGAAGGGCTTGGTCCAAAGCGCAAGCAGATTTTACTTAAGCATTTCAAAAATATGGCTGCTGTTAGTCAAGCAAGTGTTGACGATATCAGGAATTTGGGAATTCCTGAGAGAGTTGCGCAAGCGATTTTAGACCATTTTAACCAAGTTTAA
- a CDS encoding NAD-dependent succinate-semialdehyde dehydrogenase, translating into MAYKTIYPCTNEVLHEYDNITDQAVEAILQEGHLLYKKWRKDDFLEDRKAQLKEVAAILRRDRDKYAEIMTKDMGKLFTEAQGEVDLCADIADYYADKADEFLTSTTLETDTGEAYILKQSTGVVLAVEPWNFPYYQIMRVFAPNFIVGNPMVLKHASICPRSAESFEELVSEAGADKAAFRNLFVSYGQVSNIIADKRVVGVCLTGSERGGASIAEVAGKNLKKTTMELGGNDAFIILDDADWNQLADVLFFSRLYNAGQVCTSSKRFVVLEKDYDRFVELLTNTFKTAKWGDPMDPETTLAPLSSAQAKEDVLAQIQLALDNGAELIYGGEAIDHPGNFVMPTIISGMTKDNPIYYQEIFGPVGEIYKVATEEEAIELANDSSYGLGGTIFSSNKEHAEAVAAKIETGMSFINSGWTSLPELPFGGIKNSGYGRELSELGFTAFVNEHLVYRPKK; encoded by the coding sequence ATGGCTTATAAAACGATTTATCCCTGCACTAATGAAGTGCTTCATGAGTATGATAACATAACGGATCAAGCTGTAGAAGCTATTTTACAAGAAGGTCACTTGCTTTATAAGAAATGGCGTAAGGATGACTTTTTGGAAGACAGAAAAGCTCAGTTGAAAGAAGTAGCAGCTATCTTACGCCGTGACCGTGATAAGTATGCTGAAATCATGACCAAAGACATGGGGAAACTGTTCACGGAAGCTCAAGGTGAAGTGGATTTATGTGCTGATATTGCTGATTACTATGCTGATAAGGCTGATGAGTTCTTAACATCAACAACTCTCGAGACTGATACCGGCGAAGCTTATATTCTTAAACAATCAACGGGTGTTGTTTTAGCAGTTGAACCTTGGAATTTTCCTTACTATCAAATCATGCGTGTTTTCGCACCAAACTTTATTGTTGGAAACCCAATGGTCTTAAAACATGCGTCTATCTGTCCACGCTCTGCGGAATCCTTTGAAGAATTAGTCAGTGAAGCAGGTGCCGACAAAGCAGCCTTTAGAAATCTTTTTGTATCTTATGGACAAGTCTCTAACATTATTGCAGATAAACGCGTGGTTGGTGTCTGTCTAACAGGTTCTGAACGAGGCGGTGCTTCTATTGCTGAAGTTGCTGGTAAAAACCTTAAGAAAACAACAATGGAACTTGGTGGGAATGATGCTTTTATCATTCTAGATGATGCTGATTGGAATCAATTAGCAGATGTCCTCTTCTTCTCACGCCTTTACAATGCAGGTCAAGTATGTACCTCATCTAAACGTTTTGTCGTTCTTGAAAAAGATTATGACCGTTTTGTTGAACTCTTAACAAACACATTTAAAACAGCTAAATGGGGTGATCCAATGGATCCAGAAACCACATTGGCTCCCTTGTCATCTGCACAAGCCAAGGAAGATGTTTTGGCTCAAATTCAATTAGCTTTGGATAATGGGGCAGAATTGATTTATGGTGGTGAAGCTATTGATCATCCTGGTAACTTTGTTATGCCAACCATTATTTCTGGAATGACAAAAGATAACCCCATTTACTATCAAGAAATCTTTGGACCTGTTGGTGAAATTTATAAAGTGGCCACAGAAGAAGAAGCTATTGAACTTGCTAATGATTCAAGTTATGGCTTAGGTGGTACAATCTTTAGTAGTAACAAAGAACATGCTGAAGCAGTTGCTGCTAAGATTGAAACGGGCATGTCCTTTATTAATTCAGGCTGGACTAGTTTACCAGAATTACCATTTGGTGGCATTAAAAACTCTGGTTATGGCCGTGAATTAAGTGAACTCGGCTTCACAGCCTTTGTCAATGAGCATTTGGTTTATAGGCCTAAAAAATAA